The DNA window AGCACCACCTGCCCGAGGCGCGCGCGCAGGAAGGGCCGCTTCCGGTCGGCTTCCTGCACGAGGTGACCCGCCGCTCGGCCGCGCTCTGTGCGAGCTTCATGGCGGCGGGCTTCGTCCACGGGGTGCTCAACACCGACAACATGAACATCACCGGGGAGAGCTTCGACTACGGGCCGTACCGCTTCCTGCCCGTGTACGATCCGGCCTTCACCGCGGCCTACTTCGACGAGACCGGCCTGTACGCCTTCGGGCGGCAGCCGCGCACGTTCGTGTGGAACCTGGCGCGGCTGGCCGAGGCCCTGAGCCCGCTCTGCCCTGACGCCGCGTTCGCGCCGGCGCTGCGGGCGTTCGAGCCAGCCTTCGTCGAGGCGCTCCACGCGAAGTTCCTGCGGCGGCTCGGGCTCACCTCGAACGGCCCGGAGGAAGACGAGGCGCTGCTCGACGCCTGCCTCGGCTTTCTCCAGGAGAGCGGCGTGGGCTACGACCGCTTCTTCTTCGACTGGTACGGTGGCCTCGCGAGCGCGGCCCGCGCGCGCCGGAGCCCCGTCGCCACCAAGTACACGGGCACGCGCTTCGTCGCGCTGGAGCGGGCGATGGGAGGCCATGATCCGGCCCGGGTCGAGCTGCTGGACGACCCCTATTTCCAGGGCGACGGCCCGTGCAGCCTGCTCATCGACGAGATCGAGGCGATCTGGAGCGACATCGCCGAGCGCGACGACTGGTCGGCCTTCGAGGCGAAGGTCGAGCGCATCCGCCGCTTCGGCGCTCTCTTCGCCGACTGAGCGCTGGTCCCCAGGCCGGGAACGCGGCACGAGCGCCTCGCGACCAGGCACGAGCGCCTCGCGACCAGGCACGAGCGCCTCGCGACCCGGAACGCCGACCGAGCTATCCTCCAGCGAGCCGACATGTCCACGAAAGAGATGCGACCCGTTCGCGGAACGATGCAGCACGCACGCCTCCCCCTCGTGCTGCTGGGCGTGCTCACGGCGGTCTGCGTGGCGACCGCGATCCGCCCCGCCGCCGGGCACCTCAACTGGCTGCTCGAGGTCGGTCCGGGGCTGCTCGGCATCGCGGTCCTCCTCGCCGTCTACAAGCGCTTTCCGATGTCACGCCTCGTGTACGTGTGCGTGTTCCTCCACGTGCTGATCCTCGTCTACGGCGGTTACTACACCTATGCCGAGACGCCGCTCGGCAACTGGGCGAAGGAGGCCTTCGGCTTCAGCCGCAACCACTACGACCGGGTGGGCCACGTCGCGCTCGGGTTCTTCCCTGCCCTGATCATCCGCGAGGTGCTCCTGCGGCGGACGCCGCTCCAGCGGGGTGGCTGGTTGTCGTTCATCGTGGTCAGCATCGCGCTGGCGATCGGCGCGTTCTGGGAGCTGCTGGAGTGGTGGACGACGCTCGTCGTCGCTGGCGATGTCGGGGAAGCCTTCCTCGGATCGCAAGGGGATGTCTGGGATGCGCAGTGGGACATGTTCCTCGCCCTGGTCGGCGCGATCGTCTCGCTGCTCACGCTGGGCGGCGCGCACGATCGCTCGATGGCGGCGCTGTTCTCCGGGAGCCCTACGTCTCCCCCGCCTCACCCCGAAGCCGCACCGTGAGGGGCTCGTCGGCGCGCACCTCCGTCTCGTCGGCACGCGCCTCCGTGACGTAGCGCACGCGAAGCACCTCCAGCTCCTCCTCGCCGCGAGGAGACTTCACCGTGACCACATCTCCCACCTCGGCGCCGAGCAGAGCGCGCGCGATGGGAGATTGCCAGCTCACATCACCACGAGACGGCGCCGCCTCGTCCACCCCCACGAGCCGGTAGTTGCGCTCTCGTTCCTCGTCGTCACGCACCGTCACCGTGGCCCCGAAGAGCGCGCGCTCCGTGGGCTGCCGTGCGGGATCGATCACCTCCAGCGCCTCGATCCTGCGCGCGAGGAAGGCGATGCG is part of the Chondromyces crocatus genome and encodes:
- a CDS encoding protein adenylyltransferase SelO family protein, whose translation is MPTSPSYRSAPLFPSLGEGFFDPVEAARFPERILRFRNQRWAERVGLGSLDAEAWEAHFARFEPLPGNLDRPLALRYHGHQFGTYNARLGDGRGFLFAQLRDAGRGPDDPEKGRLLDLGTKGSGQTPWSRGGDGRLTLKGGVREVLATEMLEALGVSTSKTFSLFETGESLFRGDEPSPTRSSVLVRLNHSHIRFGSFQRHAHLGHKDRLDALLQFSVEHHLPEARAQEGPLPVGFLHEVTRRSAALCASFMAAGFVHGVLNTDNMNITGESFDYGPYRFLPVYDPAFTAAYFDETGLYAFGRQPRTFVWNLARLAEALSPLCPDAAFAPALRAFEPAFVEALHAKFLRRLGLTSNGPEEDEALLDACLGFLQESGVGYDRFFFDWYGGLASAARARRSPVATKYTGTRFVALERAMGGHDPARVELLDDPYFQGDGPCSLLIDEIEAIWSDIAERDDWSAFEAKVERIRRFGALFAD
- a CDS encoding DUF2238 domain-containing protein; this translates as MSTKEMRPVRGTMQHARLPLVLLGVLTAVCVATAIRPAAGHLNWLLEVGPGLLGIAVLLAVYKRFPMSRLVYVCVFLHVLILVYGGYYTYAETPLGNWAKEAFGFSRNHYDRVGHVALGFFPALIIREVLLRRTPLQRGGWLSFIVVSIALAIGAFWELLEWWTTLVVAGDVGEAFLGSQGDVWDAQWDMFLALVGAIVSLLTLGGAHDRSMAALFSGSPTSPPPHPEAAP
- a CDS encoding GreA/GreB family elongation factor; this translates as MSKAFTRESDDDLDDVPVRPLGAELPPGVKNYMTPEGAARLRDELERVTRLERPAIVAGGDARALRDLDRRIAFLARRIEALEVIDPARQPTERALFGATVTVRDDEERERNYRLVGVDEAAPSRGDVSWQSPIARALLGAEVGDVVTVKSPRGEEELEVLRVRYVTEARADETEVRADEPLTVRLRGEAGET